The following are from one region of the Oryzias latipes chromosome 12, ASM223467v1 genome:
- the il7r gene encoding interleukin-7 receptor subunit alpha — translation MAFGWKTDALLLLLLMMATGGQAQSGDGDSELQMSCSSHISIHGCNVTCQLLTDSSSSEDEEEEEEEWNAVVKTTMCYSEWTKSGKKMKCVEADGDTVRSEDLSPVVPVNVTVHLQRGRPISSVVNLTKIVKPKSPQVCNVTFDLESNQTVIFIEIPYQNDYLKVENQLFQLHIWTAGQNLIQNVSSQDCIRFDTKHLRPRSQYHVKVRSIPCGVLRGSWSEWSETVSFLSPADPPVVKMEHILTVCLMVVVVVGVTSSAFIFWKKQILTFIWPIIPHPKQTLVQICKQHKGLLLSLNPEEFSSLNVDPVDRAVRDEELLASGPQPGSTQSSDCRNSTSVSTEELEVSALLSRTSSDSEDSWQNLAASSIHGPRKQNQQDSPLPEGGSAASPVELRATQPEEAYVTMSSFYRTK, via the exons ATGGCGTTCGGCTGGAAGACGgacgctctgctgctgctgctgctgatgatggCGACGGGAGGCCAGGCTCAGAGCGGAGACGGAGACTCAG AGCTCCAGATGAGCTGCAGCTCCCACATCTCCATCCATGGATGCAACGTCACCTGCCAGCTGCTGacggacagcagcagcagtgaggatgaggaggaggaggaggaggagtggaacGCCGTTGTCAAGACCACCATGTG TTATTCCGAGTGGACCAAAAGTGGCAAGAAGATGAAATGCGTGGAGGCCGATGGAGACACAGTCCGGTCTGAGGATCTGAGTCCGGTGGTGCCCGTCAACGTGACCGTGCACCTACAGAGAGGACGACCCATCTCCTCCGTGGTGAACCTGACCAAAATAG ttAAACCCAAGAGTCCTCAGGTGTGCAATGTCACCTTTGACCTGGAGTCAAACCAGACGGTCATCTTTATCGAGATTCCATACCAGAACGACTATCTGAAGGTGGAGAACCAGCTGTTCCAGCTGCACATCTGGACTGCAGGACAGAATCTG ATTCAAAACGTTTCCTCTCAGGACTGTATCCGGTTTGACACGAAGCACCTCCGCCCGCGCTCCCAGTACCACGTGAAGGTACGCTCCATCCCCTGCGGTGTTCTCCGTGGCAGCTGGAGCGAATGGAGCGAGACGGTCAGCTTCCTCAGTCCTGCGG ATCCCCCTGTGGTGAAGATGGAGCACATCCTCACGGTGTGcttgatggtggtggtggtggtgggggtgacCTCCAGTGCCTTCATCTTCTGGAAGAAACA AATTCTGACCTTCATCTGGCCCATCATCCCACATCCCAAGCAGACTCTGGTTCAGATCTGCAAACAGCACAAG GGTCTCCTGCTGAGCCTGAATCCTGAGGAGTTCAGCTCCCTGAACGTGGACCCGGTGGACCGAGCGGTGCGTGACGAAGAGCTCCTGGCCAGCGGCCCCCAGCCGGGCTCCACTCAGAGCTCTGACTGCAGGAACTCCACCAGCGTCAgcacagaggagctggaggtctCTGCATTGCTCAGCAGGACCTCATCTGACAGTGAAGACAGCTGGCAGAACCTCGCCGCCTCCTCCATCCACGGACCCAGGAAGCAGAACCAGCAGGACTCCCCCCTGCCAGAAGGAGGCAGCGCAGCCAGCCCCGTGGAGTTAAGAGCGACCCAACCAGAGGAGGCCTACGTCACCATGTCCAGCTTCTACAGGACCAAatag